A genome region from Oceanimonas doudoroffii includes the following:
- a CDS encoding heavy metal translocating P-type ATPase, whose amino-acid sequence MGHCCHHQHPHEHGGEHRHGTQCVPRHESAAATPAAESAVPTTTAPPDEDEDPRTTLHRWRIGGMDCPSCAGKIETALRRLPGVHSAEVRFATERLRVQLTNEGSREQVVRAIHAAGFTPFNEQDEAPAAPAWRQHGTLFSLLLLMLLAAGAHLWLPAATPWLFTLATLWGLVPVGRQAWRLARSGSPFSIEMLMTVAATGALFLGETAEAAMVLLLFSVGERLESLAAGKARQGVKTLMALVPEQARRLTRNGVEEVAIEQLAPGDEIEVHPGGRLPVDGTLLNASAAFDESAITGESLPVDRAQGEKLAAGSLVVDRAVRIRVTSQPGHSTLDRILHLMEEADAHRAPIARFIDRFSRWYTPAMIAAATLVAVLPPLLLAADWQTWIYRGLVLLLIGCPCALVISTPAAVTSALAAATRLGVLIKGGAALEQLGRIDTLAFDKTGTLTRGQPVLHELCLYHDVSRKQAMALAAGLESGAHHPLAQALVAAAEAEGVEPVATGEKHTLSGAGIQSEWQGKALLIGSPAQLEAARYSPQQAADIERLRAAACTLVVLAVDRQVIALFALRDPLRADAGTGIAALRELGINSLMLTGDHDMTARAIAAELNLDYRAGLKPEHKLQEVVRLGEQGRLGMVGDGINDAPALKQASIGIAMGQGTDVALDSADAALTHNRLTALADAVRLSRATSANIRQNITLALGLKAVFLITSVTGVTGLWLAVLADTGATALVTLNALRLLRFRGRPS is encoded by the coding sequence ATGGGACATTGCTGCCATCACCAACACCCCCATGAGCACGGGGGCGAACACCGGCATGGCACCCAGTGTGTGCCTCGCCATGAAAGTGCCGCGGCGACGCCGGCGGCAGAGTCGGCAGTGCCGACGACAACGGCGCCTCCCGACGAGGATGAAGACCCACGAACGACGCTGCATCGCTGGCGCATCGGCGGCATGGACTGCCCCAGCTGCGCCGGCAAGATAGAAACCGCATTGCGACGCCTGCCCGGGGTGCACAGTGCCGAGGTGCGCTTTGCCACCGAACGGCTGCGAGTGCAGCTGACGAATGAAGGAAGCCGAGAACAGGTGGTGCGGGCCATTCACGCCGCCGGTTTTACCCCCTTCAACGAGCAGGATGAGGCTCCGGCCGCCCCCGCCTGGCGCCAGCATGGCACCCTGTTCAGCCTGTTGCTGCTGATGCTGCTGGCCGCCGGCGCCCATCTGTGGCTGCCCGCCGCCACCCCCTGGCTGTTTACCCTGGCCACCCTGTGGGGGCTGGTGCCGGTGGGCCGTCAGGCCTGGCGGCTGGCGCGCAGCGGCTCACCCTTTTCCATTGAAATGCTGATGACGGTGGCCGCCACCGGCGCCCTGTTTCTGGGGGAAACGGCCGAGGCAGCCATGGTGCTGCTGCTGTTCAGCGTGGGCGAACGGCTGGAAAGCCTGGCCGCCGGCAAGGCACGCCAGGGGGTCAAAACCCTGATGGCGCTGGTGCCCGAGCAAGCCCGCAGGCTGACCCGCAATGGCGTGGAAGAGGTGGCCATCGAACAACTCGCTCCCGGTGACGAGATAGAAGTGCACCCGGGCGGGCGCCTGCCCGTCGACGGCACCCTGCTCAACGCCTCGGCCGCCTTTGATGAAAGCGCCATTACCGGCGAATCCCTGCCGGTGGACAGGGCCCAAGGGGAAAAGCTGGCCGCCGGCAGCCTGGTGGTGGACAGGGCGGTACGCATCAGGGTTACCTCGCAACCCGGCCACAGTACCCTGGACCGCATTCTGCACCTGATGGAGGAAGCCGACGCCCACCGCGCGCCCATCGCCCGCTTTATCGATCGCTTCAGCCGCTGGTACACGCCGGCGATGATCGCCGCCGCCACTCTGGTGGCGGTGCTGCCGCCGTTGCTGCTCGCCGCCGACTGGCAAACCTGGATTTACCGGGGCCTGGTGCTGCTGCTGATCGGCTGCCCCTGCGCCCTGGTGATATCCACTCCGGCGGCGGTCACCTCGGCGCTGGCCGCCGCCACCCGTCTGGGGGTACTGATCAAGGGGGGCGCGGCGCTGGAACAACTGGGCCGAATCGACACCCTGGCCTTTGACAAGACCGGCACCCTGACCCGCGGTCAGCCGGTGCTGCACGAGCTGTGCCTGTACCATGACGTGTCACGGAAGCAGGCGATGGCACTGGCCGCCGGGCTGGAAAGCGGCGCCCATCACCCGTTGGCCCAGGCCCTGGTGGCCGCCGCCGAGGCCGAGGGAGTCGAGCCCGTGGCCACCGGCGAAAAACACACCCTGTCCGGTGCCGGCATTCAAAGCGAGTGGCAAGGCAAGGCGCTGCTGATTGGCTCGCCGGCACAGCTGGAGGCGGCCCGCTATTCGCCGCAACAGGCCGCCGATATTGAACGGCTGCGAGCCGCCGCCTGCACCCTGGTGGTGCTGGCGGTAGACCGGCAGGTCATCGCCCTGTTTGCCCTGCGGGATCCGCTGCGCGCCGACGCCGGCACCGGCATCGCCGCCTTGCGCGAGCTGGGCATCAACAGCCTGATGCTGACCGGCGATCACGACATGACCGCCCGGGCCATTGCCGCCGAGCTAAACCTGGATTACCGCGCCGGGCTCAAGCCCGAGCACAAGCTGCAGGAGGTGGTCCGGCTCGGTGAGCAGGGCCGACTGGGCATGGTGGGAGATGGCATCAACGACGCCCCGGCGCTCAAGCAGGCCAGCATCGGCATCGCCATGGGCCAGGGCACCGACGTGGCCCTGGACAGCGCCGACGCCGCCCTCACCCACAACCGGCTCACCGCCCTGGCCGACGCGGTGCGGCTGTCCCGGGCCACCAGCGCCAATATTCGCCAGAACATCACCCTGGCGCTGGGGCTGAAGGCGGTGTTTCTGATCACCAGCGTCACCGGCGTAACCGGCCTGTGGCTGGCGGTGCTGGCGGACACCGGCGCCACCGCCCTGGTTACCCTCAACGCCTTACGGCTGCTGCGTTTCAGGGGCCGGCCATCATAA
- a CDS encoding ATP-binding protein → MKAERLRYWLGSLTGQIVLVTLCALVLVQLVSLQIYRLEREETLGLVNSRFTLQRLIAVTRLLHQSPPELQREILRASRSETLLLGLSQDAPAEGERNAVFERIVRSRLDYPGSLDIRIYAETGSGRALPPPSERRHRHPPHGRRPDIRLYGGIELGNGHWLRFTSLVDRESPGWSPKAILSLVLLAALLTGLMIWLLQRITRPLKQLARRAERLGRGDKAEPLPETGPSEIRDTLSAFNRMQERLDRFVTDRTRMLAAISHDLRTPLTSLQLRCEFLPDGEDKLKLQQGLKRMEQMLAATLQFARDDGQSEPLRDLDLSSLVQSLCDDLQDAGHQVSLEEREPILFRGRSTALRRALQNLLENGVKYGERVEVRLLDEPGRVRILIRDVGPGIPDEQLEEVFKPFTRLDSARNLEDGSIGLGLAIARTLIHQHGGELHLTNHPGGGLLATVLLPH, encoded by the coding sequence ATGAAGGCTGAGCGGCTGCGTTACTGGCTGGGCAGCCTCACCGGCCAGATTGTATTGGTGACCCTGTGCGCCCTGGTGCTGGTGCAGCTGGTCAGCCTGCAAATCTACCGGCTGGAGCGGGAAGAGACGCTGGGGTTGGTGAACAGCCGCTTTACCCTGCAGCGGCTGATAGCGGTGACCCGGTTGCTGCACCAGTCCCCGCCCGAGCTGCAGCGGGAAATTCTGCGCGCCAGCCGCAGCGAAACCCTGCTGCTGGGGCTGAGTCAGGACGCCCCCGCCGAAGGCGAGCGCAACGCCGTGTTTGAGCGCATCGTGCGCAGCCGGCTCGATTATCCGGGCTCGCTGGATATTCGCATCTACGCCGAAACCGGCAGCGGCCGTGCCCTGCCGCCGCCTTCCGAACGCCGCCATCGCCACCCGCCCCACGGCCGCCGGCCCGACATTCGCCTCTATGGCGGCATTGAACTGGGCAACGGCCACTGGCTGCGCTTTACCTCCCTGGTGGATCGGGAAAGCCCGGGCTGGTCGCCCAAGGCCATTCTGTCATTGGTGTTGCTGGCGGCCCTGCTCACCGGCCTGATGATCTGGCTACTGCAGCGCATTACCCGGCCGCTCAAGCAACTGGCCCGCAGGGCCGAGCGGCTCGGCCGAGGCGACAAGGCCGAGCCCCTGCCGGAAACCGGGCCCAGTGAAATTCGCGACACCCTGTCGGCCTTTAACCGCATGCAGGAACGGCTGGATCGCTTTGTCACCGACCGCACCCGCATGCTGGCGGCCATCTCCCATGATCTGCGCACCCCGCTCACCAGCCTGCAACTGCGCTGCGAGTTTCTGCCCGACGGCGAAGACAAGCTCAAGCTGCAACAAGGGCTCAAGCGCATGGAGCAGATGCTGGCCGCCACCCTGCAATTCGCCCGGGATGACGGCCAGAGCGAGCCGTTGCGGGATCTGGATCTGTCCAGCCTGGTGCAAAGCCTGTGCGATGATCTGCAGGACGCCGGCCACCAGGTCAGCCTGGAAGAGCGCGAGCCCATCCTGTTTCGCGGCCGCAGCACCGCCCTGCGCCGAGCGCTGCAGAACCTGCTGGAGAACGGCGTAAAATACGGCGAACGGGTGGAGGTGCGACTGCTGGACGAGCCCGGCCGAGTACGCATTTTGATCCGCGATGTGGGCCCCGGCATTCCCGACGAGCAGCTGGAAGAGGTGTTCAAGCCCTTTACCCGGCTCGACAGCGCCCGCAACCTGGAAGACGGCAGCATCGGCCTGGGCCTGGCCATTGCCCGCACCCTGATCCACCAGCACGGCGGTGAACTGCATCTGACCAACCACCCCGGCGGCGGCCTGCTGGCCACCGTGCTGCTGCCTCATTAG
- a CDS encoding LysR family transcriptional regulator ArgP, with the protein MSELDYKLLAALDKVVSEQGFEPAARQLHLTQSAVSQRIKQLEQRLAQPLLIRSQPPRPTDAGRRLLAHYRQVSQLQGAVMAELLPDAPQKPLTVTLATNADSLAIWLIPALTPLLHSHPIELNLLIEDESRTLDRLRSGEAFGAISVSAEPLPGCRCDPLGEMEYILVATPAFRRRYFPDGLTLAALQLAPAVAFDQRDDMHARYIEQHFGLPAGGYPCHAMRSSEAFVAIARSGAAYCLIPRLMIEEDLQQGRLVELYPEGPLFEPLYWHRWLLERGIHQALSRRLVDYGRTVLPPIDSGVTSRV; encoded by the coding sequence ATGAGTGAACTGGACTACAAGCTGCTGGCCGCCCTTGACAAGGTGGTCAGCGAACAGGGCTTTGAGCCGGCAGCCCGCCAGCTGCATCTGACCCAGTCGGCGGTGTCCCAGCGTATCAAGCAGCTGGAGCAGCGCCTGGCCCAGCCGTTGCTGATCCGCAGCCAGCCGCCCCGCCCCACCGATGCCGGCCGGCGACTGCTGGCCCATTACCGTCAGGTCAGCCAGCTGCAGGGGGCGGTCATGGCCGAGCTGTTGCCCGACGCACCGCAAAAGCCGCTGACCGTGACTCTGGCCACCAATGCCGACAGCCTCGCCATCTGGCTGATCCCGGCCCTGACCCCGCTGTTGCACAGTCACCCCATCGAACTCAACCTGCTTATCGAGGATGAATCCCGCACCCTGGACCGGCTGCGCAGCGGCGAAGCCTTTGGCGCCATCAGTGTCAGTGCCGAGCCCCTGCCCGGCTGCCGCTGCGATCCCTTGGGCGAAATGGAATACATACTGGTGGCCACCCCGGCGTTTCGCCGCCGCTACTTTCCCGACGGCCTGACCCTGGCCGCCCTGCAACTGGCCCCGGCCGTGGCCTTTGATCAGCGCGACGACATGCATGCCCGCTACATCGAGCAGCATTTCGGCCTGCCCGCCGGCGGCTATCCCTGCCATGCCATGCGCTCCTCGGAAGCCTTTGTTGCCATTGCCCGGTCCGGCGCCGCCTACTGCCTGATCCCCCGGCTGATGATTGAAGAAGATCTGCAGCAGGGCCGGCTGGTGGAGCTGTACCCGGAAGGCCCTCTGTTTGAGCCCCTCTACTGGCATCGCTGGCTGCTGGAGCGCGGCATTCACCAGGCCCTGTCCCGTCGTCTGGTGGATTATGGCCGCACCGTGCTGCCGCCTATTGACTCTGGAGTAACCTCCAGGGTCTAG
- a CDS encoding response regulator: protein MNKGKDLLVVDDHGEIRDLLKRFLEQHGYRVQAVRDGDAMRQHLSRHRPDLIILDLMLPGDDGLTLCRELRGQGNEVPIIMLTAMGEDTDRIIGLEMGADDYLPKPFNPRELLARIKAVLRRRPEPGQEPATEAPPRVRFGHWLLDTARRELVDDKGVTISLSTAEFDLLRVFIQHPNRVLSRDQLLDLARGREAQAFDRAIDTLVSRLRRKLEADSRHPQLIKTIWGGGYMLAAEVRHEG from the coding sequence ATGAACAAGGGCAAAGACTTGCTGGTGGTGGACGATCACGGTGAAATTCGCGATCTGCTGAAACGCTTTCTGGAGCAGCACGGCTACCGCGTGCAGGCCGTGCGCGACGGGGATGCCATGCGCCAGCACCTGAGCCGTCACCGGCCCGATCTGATCATTCTCGACCTGATGCTGCCGGGCGACGACGGCCTGACCCTGTGCCGAGAGCTGCGCGGCCAGGGCAACGAGGTGCCCATCATCATGCTTACCGCCATGGGCGAAGACACCGACCGCATTATCGGCCTGGAAATGGGCGCCGACGACTACCTGCCCAAACCCTTCAACCCCCGCGAATTGCTGGCCCGCATCAAGGCGGTGCTAAGGCGCCGGCCCGAACCGGGTCAGGAGCCCGCCACCGAGGCCCCGCCCCGGGTGCGCTTTGGCCACTGGCTGCTGGACACCGCCCGGCGCGAGCTGGTGGACGACAAGGGCGTCACCATCAGCCTGAGCACCGCCGAGTTCGATCTGCTGCGCGTGTTTATTCAGCACCCCAACCGGGTGTTGAGCCGGGATCAGCTGCTGGATCTGGCCCGGGGCCGGGAGGCCCAGGCCTTTGACCGGGCCATCGACACCCTGGTCAGCCGGCTTAGGCGCAAGCTGGAGGCCGACTCCCGCCATCCGCAACTGATCAAGACCATCTGGGGCGGCGGCTACATGCTGGCCGCCGAGGTCCGTCATGAAGGCTGA
- a CDS encoding O-acetylhomoserine aminocarboxypropyltransferase/cysteine synthase family protein: MRDETLAVHHGYTTDPTTKSVATPIYQTVAYEFDSAQHGADLFNLEVPGNIYTRIMNPTNDVLEQRVAALEGGIAGLVVSAGSAAIHYALITLAKGGDNIVTTPQLYGGTYTLLAHMLPDLGIEVRFAEDASPAAIARLIDANTKAVYCESIGNPAGNVVDIKGLADVAHAEGVPLVVDNTVATPMLCKPIEFGADIVVHSLTKYIGGHGNSLGGIIVDSGKFPWAEHKERFPQFCNPEAAYHGVIYNEAFGPAAFIARARTVPLRNTGSALAPLNAFLLLQGLETLPLRMERHVENTFKVAEFLQRHEAVDWVNYAGLEGHPDFERAQQFMKGKPSAILSFGLKGGYEAGVRFYDALTLIKRLVNIGDAKSLACHPASTTHRQMTEAEQVQAGVRPEMIRLSIGIEHADDIIADLAQALNA, translated from the coding sequence ATGAGAGATGAAACCCTGGCCGTACACCACGGCTACACCACGGATCCCACCACCAAGTCGGTGGCTACCCCCATTTACCAGACCGTGGCCTATGAATTTGACAGCGCCCAGCACGGCGCCGATCTGTTCAACCTGGAAGTGCCGGGCAACATCTATACCCGCATCATGAACCCCACCAACGACGTGCTGGAGCAGCGCGTCGCGGCCCTGGAAGGCGGCATTGCCGGCCTGGTGGTGTCGGCGGGCAGCGCCGCCATTCACTACGCCCTGATCACCCTGGCCAAAGGCGGCGACAACATCGTCACCACGCCTCAGCTCTATGGCGGCACCTACACCCTGCTGGCCCATATGCTGCCGGATCTGGGCATTGAGGTACGCTTTGCCGAGGACGCCAGCCCGGCCGCCATTGCCAGGCTGATCGATGCCAACACCAAGGCGGTATACTGCGAGAGCATCGGCAACCCGGCGGGCAACGTGGTCGACATCAAGGGCCTGGCCGACGTGGCCCACGCCGAGGGTGTGCCCCTGGTGGTGGACAACACCGTCGCCACTCCGATGCTGTGCAAGCCCATCGAGTTTGGCGCCGACATAGTAGTGCACTCGCTGACCAAATACATCGGTGGTCACGGCAACTCCCTGGGCGGCATTATCGTCGACAGCGGCAAGTTCCCCTGGGCCGAGCACAAGGAACGTTTCCCTCAGTTCTGCAATCCCGAGGCCGCCTACCATGGTGTTATCTACAACGAAGCCTTTGGCCCCGCCGCCTTTATTGCCCGCGCCCGCACCGTGCCCCTGCGCAACACCGGCAGCGCCCTGGCACCGCTCAACGCCTTTCTGCTGCTGCAGGGGCTGGAAACCCTGCCCCTGCGCATGGAGCGTCATGTGGAGAACACCTTCAAGGTGGCCGAATTTCTGCAGCGGCACGAGGCGGTGGACTGGGTCAACTACGCCGGCCTGGAAGGCCACCCTGACTTTGAGCGTGCGCAGCAGTTCATGAAGGGCAAGCCCTCGGCCATTCTGTCGTTCGGGCTCAAGGGCGGCTATGAGGCCGGCGTGCGTTTTTACGATGCGCTCACGCTTATCAAGCGGCTGGTCAATATCGGTGACGCCAAGTCCCTGGCCTGCCATCCGGCGTCCACCACCCATCGCCAGATGACCGAGGCCGAGCAAGTCCAGGCCGGCGTCAGGCCGGAAATGATTCGGCTGTCCATCGGCATCGAGCACGCCGACGACATCATTGCCGATCTGGCACAGGCGCTGAACGCCTGA
- a CDS encoding MATE family efflux transporter has protein sequence MTTSSNPMVQTPVPTLFFQFAGHALISLLAITSASVIDGLFVGNLVGADALAAVTLLVPWLTLLFALGLVLAIGGSVRAGHLLGQHRRDEASRLFGASVLAAALAVALAGMVITLWPGLLYQALNVPEALRPLVAEYLAVMKAALVLQIATMVAYYFVRADGHTGLATRALVVGACSNIVLNAVLVGGFKLGLAGAAWATLLAQLVQAGLMIQYLRRPGAMTLRFRGWPWRDLRAAVANGLSEGINEVSVGVMIWLVNWLMLRTQGAEGVAAFSIVNYLIFIGVMTCYGIVDGVHPLVSHNLGAGQTQRARQVVKLAAVTLGGLGLLMSALLLLAGHRIPALFLHADETEAMAQAAALIAIIWPLFLFNGFNMLIAVTFTALQRPLPSAIIAFSRSLVLPAGLMLWLAWTAPAQPFLLALPLAEALTLVLALGLAAQARSRARVNCA, from the coding sequence ATGACCACTTCTTCCAATCCCATGGTGCAAACCCCGGTTCCCACGCTGTTCTTTCAATTCGCCGGCCACGCCCTGATCAGTTTGCTGGCCATCACCAGTGCGTCAGTGATTGACGGACTCTTCGTCGGCAACCTGGTCGGCGCCGACGCCCTGGCCGCCGTCACCCTGCTGGTGCCCTGGCTCACCCTGTTGTTTGCCCTGGGGCTGGTGCTGGCCATTGGCGGCTCGGTACGCGCCGGCCACCTGCTGGGTCAGCACAGGCGTGACGAGGCCAGCCGGCTGTTTGGTGCCTCCGTGCTGGCCGCCGCCCTGGCGGTGGCGCTGGCGGGCATGGTGATCACCCTCTGGCCCGGGCTGCTGTATCAGGCGCTTAACGTGCCAGAGGCGCTGCGCCCGCTGGTGGCGGAATACCTGGCGGTGATGAAAGCGGCGCTGGTGCTGCAGATCGCCACCATGGTGGCCTATTACTTTGTACGCGCCGACGGCCACACCGGTCTGGCCACCCGCGCCCTGGTGGTCGGCGCCTGCAGCAATATTGTGCTGAACGCCGTGCTGGTGGGCGGTTTTAAACTGGGGCTGGCCGGGGCCGCCTGGGCCACCCTGCTGGCGCAGCTGGTGCAGGCCGGCCTGATGATTCAATACCTGCGCCGCCCGGGCGCCATGACCCTGCGCTTTCGCGGCTGGCCCTGGCGGGATCTGCGTGCCGCCGTGGCCAACGGCCTGTCGGAAGGCATCAATGAGGTGTCGGTGGGGGTGATGATCTGGCTGGTGAACTGGCTGATGCTGCGCACGCAAGGCGCCGAGGGCGTGGCCGCCTTCAGCATCGTCAACTATCTGATTTTTATCGGTGTGATGACCTGCTATGGCATCGTCGACGGCGTGCATCCGCTGGTCAGCCACAACCTGGGGGCAGGACAAACCCAGCGGGCAAGGCAGGTAGTAAAACTGGCGGCGGTGACCCTGGGCGGGCTGGGGCTGTTGATGAGTGCCCTGCTGTTGCTGGCGGGCCACCGCATTCCGGCGCTGTTCCTGCATGCGGACGAAACCGAGGCCATGGCGCAGGCCGCGGCGCTGATCGCCATTATCTGGCCGCTGTTCCTGTTCAATGGTTTCAACATGCTGATTGCGGTGACCTTTACCGCCCTGCAGCGGCCGCTGCCCTCGGCCATCATCGCCTTCAGCCGCAGCCTGGTGCTGCCGGCGGGGCTGATGCTGTGGCTGGCCTGGACCGCGCCGGCACAACCTTTTCTGCTGGCGCTGCCCCTGGCCGAGGCGCTGACCCTGGTGCTGGCCCTGGGCCTGGCGGCCCAGGCCCGCAGCCGGGCTCGCGTCAACTGCGCCTGA
- a CDS encoding IucA/IucC family protein, giving the protein MSTSSRNIAEQATLRAFLNCYLREVEPGIYCGHVVGAGTQGLPATVDCVELPLASQQAMLRVELEYRSLTGCHRFGRLWLRRSREHGWRATEPFAAVLMLVHEIYRGFCRGDDERLRQQELELLTRLTDSYRQMMEHIDAGRQQPAPVHFIDTEQSVLFGHWLHPTPKSRQGMTDWQQRRYGPEQRGRFALHYFAASPELVRHRSAREQTVPQMVSALLGADADRLARTDGKLLLPMHPLQAEALLLQPAVQALMEAGRLEHLGPAGHAFTATSSVRTLYCEALPWMIKFSIPVRITNSLRRNRRHELDAGLIMDRLLQRTGFDRRYPAFGMIHDPAWITLDFPEQEESGFEVILRDNPFGGEAGRGVTSLAALTAEPLPGAPSALAGLIAGIAARDGDTPAMVCRRWFERYLDCALEPLICLYDEHGIALEAHQQNSLLRVTDGYPSAYYYRDNQGYYLSERYRDSLQALVPEAANLAALYYPDAEIRDRFAYYAVVNQVCAVVSRMGNDGLIDEASLLALLRRRLERLAERLHGAGRDFASSLLSRPFIPAKGNLLTRLYDVDELDADNEQAIYTRLPNPLCRDALKEVTHAVA; this is encoded by the coding sequence ATGAGTACATCATCACGAAATATTGCGGAGCAGGCCACCCTGAGGGCCTTTCTTAACTGTTATCTGCGGGAAGTGGAGCCGGGCATATACTGCGGCCATGTGGTGGGCGCCGGCACTCAAGGGCTGCCCGCCACGGTGGATTGCGTGGAGCTGCCCCTGGCCAGCCAGCAGGCGATGCTGCGGGTGGAGCTGGAGTACCGTTCGCTCACCGGGTGCCACCGCTTTGGCCGGTTGTGGCTGCGGCGCAGCCGGGAGCACGGTTGGCGGGCCACCGAGCCCTTTGCCGCGGTGCTGATGCTGGTGCACGAAATCTACCGGGGCTTTTGCCGGGGTGACGACGAACGGTTGCGCCAGCAGGAGCTGGAGCTGCTGACCCGGCTGACCGACAGCTACCGGCAAATGATGGAGCATATCGACGCCGGCCGGCAGCAACCGGCGCCTGTTCATTTTATCGACACCGAGCAGTCGGTGCTGTTTGGCCATTGGCTCCATCCCACCCCCAAGAGCCGCCAGGGCATGACCGACTGGCAGCAGCGCCGCTACGGCCCCGAGCAGCGCGGCCGGTTTGCCCTGCATTATTTCGCCGCCAGCCCCGAGCTGGTGCGCCACCGCTCGGCCCGGGAGCAGACGGTACCGCAAATGGTCAGCGCCCTGCTGGGGGCCGATGCCGACCGCCTGGCCCGAACCGACGGCAAGCTGCTGCTGCCCATGCACCCGCTGCAGGCCGAGGCGCTGTTGTTGCAGCCGGCGGTGCAGGCGTTGATGGAGGCCGGCAGGCTGGAGCACCTGGGGCCGGCGGGCCATGCCTTTACCGCCACCTCATCGGTGCGCACCCTGTATTGCGAGGCGCTGCCCTGGATGATCAAGTTTTCCATTCCGGTGCGCATCACCAATTCCCTGCGCCGCAACCGTCGCCACGAGCTCGACGCCGGCCTGATCATGGACCGGCTGCTGCAGCGCACCGGCTTTGACCGGCGCTACCCGGCCTTTGGCATGATTCACGATCCGGCCTGGATCACCCTGGACTTTCCCGAACAGGAGGAAAGCGGCTTTGAGGTGATCCTGCGGGACAACCCCTTTGGCGGCGAGGCCGGGCGGGGCGTCACCAGCCTGGCGGCGCTGACCGCCGAGCCGCTGCCCGGTGCGCCCTCGGCCCTGGCCGGGCTGATTGCCGGCATCGCCGCCCGCGACGGCGACACCCCGGCCATGGTGTGCCGGCGCTGGTTCGAGCGCTACCTCGACTGCGCCCTTGAGCCGCTGATCTGCCTCTATGACGAGCACGGCATTGCCCTGGAAGCCCACCAGCAGAACAGCCTGCTGCGGGTGACCGACGGCTATCCCTCGGCCTATTACTATCGCGACAACCAGGGCTACTACCTGTCGGAGCGCTACCGGGACTCGCTGCAGGCACTGGTGCCGGAAGCGGCAAACCTGGCCGCGCTGTATTACCCCGATGCGGAAATTCGCGATCGCTTCGCCTATTACGCCGTGGTCAACCAGGTGTGTGCCGTGGTGAGCCGCATGGGCAATGACGGCCTGATTGACGAGGCCAGCCTGCTGGCGCTGCTGCGCCGGCGGTTGGAGCGGCTGGCCGAACGGTTGCACGGTGCCGGCCGGGACTTTGCGAGCTCGCTGCTGAGCCGGCCCTTTATTCCTGCCAAGGGCAACCTGTTGACCCGGCTCTATGACGTGGACGAGCTGGACGCCGACAACGAACAGGCCATTTACACACGCTTGCCCAACCCGCTATGCCGCGACGCCCTCAAGGAGGTGACCCATGCCGTTGCCTGA
- a CDS encoding LysE/ArgO family amino acid transporter — protein sequence MMYWLPWAQGFTLGAGLIIPIGAQNAFVLNQGMRRQYHLLVAAICSLFDVLLIGLGVFGGGAALQSHGVLFWGISLAGMAFLLIYGAHCWRRALGSGQALALDGRERGLKAVLIGVLAVTLLNPQVYIETVMILGSVGGGLDGNEKWAFALGCFTASLVWFFTLALGAARMSNWLGRPLVQRVMDGAIGTLMWLLAGKLALGLMG from the coding sequence ATGATGTACTGGTTGCCCTGGGCGCAGGGCTTTACCCTGGGGGCTGGGCTGATTATTCCCATCGGCGCGCAAAATGCCTTTGTGCTCAATCAGGGCATGCGGCGGCAGTACCATCTGCTGGTGGCGGCCATCTGCAGTTTGTTTGACGTGTTGCTGATCGGCCTGGGGGTGTTTGGTGGCGGCGCGGCACTGCAGTCCCACGGCGTGTTGTTCTGGGGGATCAGCCTGGCGGGCATGGCATTTTTGCTGATCTACGGTGCCCATTGCTGGCGGCGGGCGCTGGGTTCGGGTCAGGCGCTGGCGCTGGATGGTCGGGAGCGGGGGCTGAAGGCGGTGCTGATCGGCGTGCTGGCGGTGACCCTGCTGAACCCGCAGGTATACATCGAGACCGTGATGATACTGGGCTCCGTAGGGGGAGGCCTGGACGGCAACGAGAAGTGGGCCTTTGCCCTGGGATGCTTTACCGCCTCACTGGTATGGTTTTTTACCCTGGCACTGGGGGCGGCGCGTATGAGCAACTGGCTGGGCCGGCCGCTGGTGCAGCGGGTCATGGACGGCGCCATCGGCACCCTGATGTGGCTGCTGGCGGGCAAGCTGGCGCTGGGGCTGATGGGATAA